One stretch of Pseudomonadota bacterium DNA includes these proteins:
- a CDS encoding ABC transporter ATP-binding protein — translation MKDKLLKNPLIYLACMMWRSGAGRRPQIVLHLTLSVISMGFWLSTPLIIARFMNAAQAAAYAGQLAECAWLLAAMVTMGVIGWCFHGPSRVIELVSAFCIRRNLQSELLTKVSQLPLSWHKAHHSGETIDRITRASAALGSFAEGSFEALGLITRYVGAIIMLSLFMPVAGFYIGIATCVILVAILLFDRWLIPLYDESNSKISKVAAAVQDYLTNITTVISLRLEDRVVREVNAKMDRIRPLALRTSVMQESKWFSASLLIDLMRAVVLLCYIISVFKTKAIIEIGTLYALNEYLSTIGQAFFSFTSHYGNYVQSAAKLRAVEYIHTDHLREVGPTALLKLPNDWRSIELNNVCFQHQGEGRITAGLFGVDLKLTQGRSYAIVGESGSGKSTLLAILRGLQQPSNGTVICDGELQPEGLAAITHHTTLIPQEPEAVYRALSMAQFSNVLERLPRGLETNIAEKGVSLSGGEKQRLALARGIFFAADRDSEIVLLDESTSSVDIVNERRIYETILKHFGARIIISAVHKFNLLDLFDEIIVMEQGRITESGSLMELLRKKGEFSRLWERYANSAKSIEAVG, via the coding sequence ATGAAAGATAAGTTACTAAAAAATCCCCTGATATACCTAGCATGCATGATGTGGCGTAGTGGCGCAGGGCGTCGCCCGCAGATAGTGCTGCACCTGACACTCTCAGTCATCTCGATGGGCTTCTGGCTTTCGACCCCCCTTATTATCGCTCGTTTTATGAACGCGGCACAGGCCGCCGCATATGCTGGCCAACTTGCAGAGTGCGCCTGGCTACTCGCCGCCATGGTTACTATGGGAGTTATCGGATGGTGTTTTCACGGACCAAGCCGGGTTATTGAATTGGTGAGCGCGTTCTGTATTCGCAGAAATCTGCAATCAGAGCTCCTTACAAAGGTCTCGCAGCTGCCGCTCTCGTGGCATAAGGCGCACCACTCCGGCGAGACTATAGACCGTATTACCCGCGCCAGTGCTGCGCTCGGGAGCTTTGCCGAGGGGAGCTTTGAGGCACTCGGTCTTATTACACGCTACGTTGGCGCGATAATAATGTTGAGCCTCTTTATGCCTGTGGCTGGATTTTATATCGGCATAGCAACCTGCGTCATACTCGTTGCTATATTGCTCTTTGATAGGTGGTTAATCCCGCTCTACGACGAGTCGAACAGCAAGATAAGCAAGGTTGCCGCCGCAGTGCAGGACTACCTAACTAACATTACTACGGTCATCAGCCTTAGACTTGAGGATCGTGTGGTGCGCGAGGTAAACGCCAAGATGGATCGTATACGCCCACTTGCGCTACGGACCTCTGTTATGCAGGAGAGTAAGTGGTTTAGCGCCAGCTTACTTATCGATCTGATGAGGGCTGTGGTGCTCCTGTGTTACATCATCTCAGTCTTTAAGACCAAGGCGATAATAGAGATAGGAACGCTCTATGCCCTTAACGAGTATCTATCAACGATCGGTCAGGCTTTTTTTAGCTTTACCTCGCACTACGGAAACTACGTGCAGTCGGCCGCAAAGCTGCGTGCTGTAGAGTACATCCACACAGATCACCTGCGTGAGGTGGGGCCCACAGCACTCCTTAAATTGCCGAACGACTGGCGTAGCATTGAGCTAAATAACGTTTGCTTTCAGCACCAGGGTGAGGGCCGTATAACAGCCGGTCTCTTCGGTGTGGATCTCAAGCTTACTCAAGGTAGGAGCTACGCAATCGTAGGAGAGAGTGGTAGCGGAAAATCAACCCTGCTAGCTATTCTGCGTGGGTTACAGCAGCCAAGCAACGGCACGGTGATCTGTGACGGCGAGCTACAGCCAGAGGGACTGGCCGCAATTACCCACCATACGACCCTGATCCCACAGGAGCCGGAGGCAGTATATAGGGCGCTCTCTATGGCGCAGTTCTCGAACGTGCTGGAGCGCTTGCCCCGTGGGCTTGAGACCAATATCGCAGAGAAGGGGGTCTCCTTAAGTGGGGGCGAGAAGCAGCGCCTTGCACTAGCAAGGGGGATATTTTTTGCAGCAGACCGGGACTCCGAGATCGTTTTACTGGATGAATCAACTAGTAGCGTTGATATCGTGAACGAAAGGCGTATCTATGAAACGATCCTAAAGCACTTTGGCGCACGCATAATTATATCGGCTGTGCATAAGTTTAACCTACTAGATCTCTTTGACGAGATAATCGTTATGGAGCAGGGTAGGATTACTGAGAGCGGATCACTTATGGAGCTACTGCGCAAGAAAGGAGAGTTCTCTCGCTTGTGGGAGCGCTACGCTAATTCGGCCAAGTCCATTGAAGCTGTTGGTTAG
- a CDS encoding NAD-dependent epimerase/dehydratase family protein, protein MAIEAPYIALMGGGYTLTKVAQRLKPGSFVITSRSAAQCAEWQALGWASQRLSLEESESVVSFFKAYPELTVLVDSVPPLREAVDRTMGVKRVVHALATTKITRVIYLSTTGVFGVRDGSIVDESTVPAPWNPQGEARYLSELAYRSSGKMVTALRLPAIYGPGRSMVDSVINGTYRMVGDGDSWSNRIHVEDLVSIIISAVEALELPEVLCVSDDHPARVRDVLSFICAREGVPFPAYISEQEALRAGSYTRLSNQIIKNDLMKKLLAITLRYPSYREGL, encoded by the coding sequence ATGGCCATAGAAGCCCCATACATAGCCCTTATGGGTGGGGGGTATACCCTGACTAAGGTAGCCCAGAGGTTAAAACCTGGTAGCTTTGTTATCACCTCGCGCTCTGCTGCGCAGTGCGCCGAGTGGCAAGCGCTGGGATGGGCCTCTCAGAGGCTCTCTCTGGAGGAGAGCGAGAGTGTGGTTAGTTTTTTTAAAGCATATCCGGAGCTCACTGTTCTAGTTGATAGTGTTCCGCCGCTACGAGAAGCAGTTGACCGGACAATGGGTGTAAAACGTGTTGTGCACGCCCTAGCGACCACTAAGATTACGAGGGTAATTTACCTAAGCACTACCGGAGTTTTTGGCGTAAGGGACGGCTCAATAGTTGATGAATCCACGGTGCCTGCGCCCTGGAATCCACAGGGCGAGGCGCGCTATCTCTCAGAGTTGGCGTACCGCAGTAGTGGTAAAATGGTAACCGCCCTAAGGTTGCCAGCGATCTATGGCCCCGGCCGTAGTATGGTAGATTCAGTTATAAACGGCACCTATCGCATGGTTGGAGACGGGGATAGTTGGAGCAACCGAATCCATGTTGAGGATCTAGTTTCGATTATTATTAGCGCAGTAGAAGCTTTGGAGCTTCCAGAGGTTCTGTGCGTTAGCGATGATCATCCCGCTCGAGTAAGGGATGTTCTCTCCTTTATCTGTGCACGGGAGGGGGTGCCGTTTCCCGCTTATATATCAGAGCAGGAGGCGCTGCGCGCAGGATCATATACACGGCTATCTAATCAGATTATAAAAAACGACTTAATGAAAAAGCTACTTGCGATTACTCTACGGTATCCCTCCTATCGTGAGGGGCTATAA
- a CDS encoding SURF1 family protein, with translation MNFRFSLKVTISCLVLATGMTSLSIWQWGRHLQKQELIQELERILLLEPIPLRELVNQKPDWANLTFRRVSLSGTFDFKHEILLRNRSLNKRAGSHVITPLKLDGPGELYVLVDRGFLPLGREEAEQRLIYQHPEHTEIFALIKGSMPQKLFAPQDPEVAPGKPWVDGWLRIDIPNIKKQLPYELLPVYLETMENPNDPLLVSKIVRKGDAGRDDILNLSGKSNVENFGMDSPDAAYPIPTFDTTPPPDIHLGYVYEWAFMALLTISIGLIMQFKRPGTSKTSQRNASL, from the coding sequence ATGAACTTCAGATTCTCCTTAAAAGTTACAATTAGCTGCCTAGTCCTCGCTACCGGCATGACTAGCCTATCTATCTGGCAATGGGGGCGGCACCTCCAGAAGCAGGAGCTGATACAAGAGCTCGAACGGATCCTGCTTCTTGAGCCGATTCCGCTTAGAGAGCTTGTTAATCAGAAACCGGATTGGGCTAACCTTACCTTTAGGCGGGTAAGTCTCTCCGGAACTTTCGATTTTAAGCACGAGATCCTGCTACGTAATCGTAGCCTTAATAAGCGTGCCGGTAGCCATGTTATCACCCCTCTAAAACTTGACGGGCCTGGCGAGCTTTATGTGTTAGTGGATCGCGGCTTCCTTCCACTTGGACGGGAAGAAGCCGAGCAACGCCTAATATATCAACACCCCGAGCACACGGAGATCTTTGCGCTTATTAAGGGGTCGATGCCACAGAAGCTCTTTGCGCCGCAGGATCCTGAGGTTGCTCCTGGCAAGCCCTGGGTTGATGGATGGCTTAGAATTGATATTCCAAATATTAAGAAGCAGCTCCCCTACGAGCTGCTTCCAGTCTATCTAGAAACGATGGAGAACCCAAACGATCCGCTACTGGTGTCAAAGATCGTACGCAAGGGCGATGCTGGACGGGACGATATCTTGAATTTAAGCGGAAAGTCTAATGTAGAGAACTTTGGAATGGACTCTCCGGATGCCGCTTATCCGATTCCAACCTTCGATACAACGCCACCGCCGGATATACATCTAGGCTATGTTTATGAGTGGGCCTTTATGGCGCTGCTAACGATCTCAATTGGCTTGATTATGCAATTTAAGAGACCCGGCACATCTAAAACGTCACAGAGGAATGCATCGCTTTAA
- the pdxH gene encoding pyridoxamine 5'-phosphate oxidase: MDEQIKALRKEYKSGTLDQWIVDSSPYLQFQAWFEAAKLSESSEANACALATVGVDLKPSVRMVLLKGLDERGFVFFTNYESKKGVQLAQNSQAALLFYWPSLERQVRIEGTVEQISEQDSDAYFQTRPRNAQLSAAVSQQSRVADSRAQIEGAYIDLELATAGAILERPTQWGGYRTLPATFEFWQGREGRLHDRILYSLSAGIWRIDRLWP; encoded by the coding sequence TTGGACGAACAAATAAAGGCCTTACGCAAGGAGTATAAAAGCGGCACCCTCGATCAGTGGATCGTGGATTCCTCGCCGTATCTGCAGTTTCAGGCTTGGTTCGAAGCAGCGAAGCTCTCTGAGTCATCTGAAGCAAATGCCTGCGCGCTAGCAACCGTAGGCGTTGATCTAAAGCCATCGGTAAGGATGGTACTACTAAAGGGGTTAGACGAGCGGGGCTTTGTTTTCTTCACTAATTACGAGAGTAAAAAAGGGGTGCAGTTAGCGCAGAACTCGCAGGCGGCACTTCTTTTTTATTGGCCCTCCCTGGAGCGGCAGGTACGGATAGAGGGCACCGTAGAGCAGATTAGTGAGCAGGATTCAGACGCATACTTCCAAACGCGACCACGCAATGCCCAGCTGAGCGCCGCAGTATCACAGCAGAGCCGCGTGGCGGACTCCAGGGCCCAGATTGAGGGTGCCTATATAGATCTAGAACTTGCGACCGCAGGGGCTATCCTAGAGCGCCCCACGCAGTGGGGTGGATATCGAACTCTTCCGGCTACCTTTGAGTTCTGGCAGGGCAGGGAGGGTAGGCTACACGATCGAATTTTGTACTCCCTTAGCGCAGGTATCTGGAGGATAGATCGCTTATGGCCATAG
- the tsaA gene encoding tRNA (N6-threonylcarbamoyladenosine(37)-N6)-methyltransferase TrmO encodes MTQPVPTLPTLSLQPIGVIRTKMRTKFDSPHQPKNSEEERNIIQLYPGHGFHVALRNLAEFDRIWLVWWFHRNSTWRPLVLPPRGEAIKRGVFATRSPHRPNPIGITSVPLLGIERLNLIVGNTDLVDGTPILDIKPYIATVDAFPEASLGWLAKVEEQLLQPPKYSISYSPLASTQLEWLRNSCGVDFIEKAAEVLQRDPSIHRTRRIRRWSEELLQMGCGPWRIIFSVKELEVVVIFISPGYPDHLLLAGPNTEINDQDAQIAFKAIWPD; translated from the coding sequence ATGACACAGCCAGTACCTACGCTCCCGACCCTATCATTACAGCCTATCGGTGTTATCCGCACCAAGATGCGGACTAAATTTGACTCTCCTCACCAACCCAAGAACTCAGAGGAGGAGAGAAATATTATTCAGCTTTATCCAGGCCACGGCTTTCACGTTGCGCTGAGAAACTTAGCTGAGTTCGATAGGATCTGGCTCGTTTGGTGGTTTCATAGAAATTCAACCTGGCGTCCCCTCGTTCTTCCTCCACGGGGAGAGGCGATAAAGCGCGGGGTGTTTGCGACCCGCTCTCCGCACCGACCGAATCCGATCGGAATTACCTCCGTACCGCTCCTAGGAATTGAGAGGTTAAATCTTATCGTTGGAAATACAGACCTCGTTGATGGCACACCGATCCTCGACATTAAGCCTTACATTGCAACGGTGGATGCCTTTCCTGAGGCCTCCCTCGGATGGCTTGCAAAGGTTGAGGAGCAGCTCTTGCAGCCACCCAAATATTCAATCAGCTATTCACCCCTGGCATCTACGCAGCTCGAATGGCTTAGAAATAGCTGTGGGGTAGATTTCATTGAGAAAGCTGCTGAGGTGTTGCAACGCGATCCAAGTATTCACCGCACAAGAAGGATTCGGAGGTGGAGCGAAGAACTCCTTCAGATGGGATGCGGTCCTTGGAGAATCATCTTTTCTGTTAAAGAATTAGAGGTAGTGGTTATCTTTATTTCACCCGGATATCCGGATCACCTCCTTCTAGCGGGGCCCAACACTGAGATTAACGATCAGGATGCTCAGATAGCTTTTAAGGCTATCTGGCCAGATTAG
- a CDS encoding class I SAM-dependent methyltransferase — translation MKAISYDHKPYKTYARKECDPNRMGAIARLYGVEAAAPNSCRLLEIGCGTGGNIIPLAERYPGSTFLGIDLSLRHITEARQVTELLGLKNIEWICADIKEYRPERAGFDYIVAHGIYSWISDELQGKLLELCSSALSKSGVAFVSYNVLPGWRQRGAVRDVMMFGASIAGGLDPDEQLRGGLKFLELVASTRNDPNDPYGSYLQEALCRLKGSESSYLMHEFLAEYNLPCLFSDFIKRAEGAGVQFLSEARVSLMSSDDLGPDVADFFREISSDIIAREQALDIFRNRTFRESLLCHTGQSLQRDLKASVFRQLFFSTTYRQIGANGANESRFVELVSGREVQTPSGIIAEILGVVGTYGSVGATPEEIRLKAVADLSATLNEADIISSLVSLWRSGFIEVTCDRPLLALASVGKPRAPEYSRMQAQTGELATSLRHEALQLSPIEREIIIRSNGEQEATAIINELSRDHPRDTVKAAYDRLVQLGFLLL, via the coding sequence ATGAAAGCTATCTCATACGATCATAAGCCCTATAAAACCTACGCGCGCAAAGAGTGCGATCCTAACCGCATGGGCGCTATAGCGCGGTTGTATGGAGTTGAAGCGGCCGCTCCTAATAGTTGCCGCTTGCTTGAGATCGGATGTGGAACTGGTGGAAATATTATCCCCCTTGCTGAGCGCTATCCAGGCAGTACCTTTCTCGGAATTGATCTCTCTTTAAGACATATCACAGAGGCCCGGCAGGTAACGGAATTACTCGGTTTGAAAAATATTGAATGGATCTGTGCTGACATTAAAGAGTACCGCCCTGAGCGTGCAGGCTTTGATTATATCGTTGCACACGGCATCTACTCCTGGATTTCAGATGAGCTACAGGGCAAGCTACTTGAGCTATGCAGTAGCGCCCTCTCTAAGAGCGGCGTGGCATTTGTAAGTTACAACGTACTTCCCGGCTGGAGACAGCGGGGCGCTGTAAGAGATGTAATGATGTTCGGCGCTAGTATCGCCGGGGGGCTCGACCCGGATGAGCAGCTCCGAGGGGGGCTTAAATTCCTTGAGCTTGTAGCTTCAACCCGTAACGATCCGAACGACCCCTACGGCAGCTACCTACAAGAGGCCCTCTGCCGTCTTAAGGGCTCTGAGAGCTCGTACCTGATGCATGAGTTCCTTGCAGAGTATAATTTACCCTGTCTCTTCTCTGATTTTATAAAACGCGCCGAGGGGGCGGGCGTACAGTTTCTTTCAGAGGCGCGGGTCTCGCTTATGTCGAGCGACGATCTAGGTCCAGATGTCGCCGATTTTTTTAGGGAGATAAGCTCAGATATTATCGCGCGCGAACAGGCCCTCGATATCTTTAGAAATAGGACGTTTAGAGAGAGCCTACTCTGTCATACGGGGCAGAGCTTGCAGCGCGATCTTAAAGCTAGCGTCTTTAGGCAGCTCTTCTTTAGCACAACCTACAGGCAAATAGGCGCTAATGGTGCTAACGAGAGCCGCTTTGTGGAGCTCGTTTCAGGGAGAGAGGTGCAAACTCCTTCTGGAATAATAGCGGAGATCCTGGGGGTTGTTGGAACTTATGGTAGTGTGGGCGCTACTCCAGAGGAGATTAGATTAAAAGCCGTTGCCGATCTTTCTGCAACATTAAACGAGGCCGATATTATAAGCTCCCTGGTAAGCCTATGGCGTTCCGGATTTATTGAGGTAACGTGCGATCGCCCTTTACTGGCGCTAGCCAGTGTAGGTAAGCCACGCGCACCTGAATACTCCCGCATGCAAGCACAGACCGGCGAGCTCGCCACATCACTAAGACACGAAGCACTGCAGCTCTCCCCTATCGAGCGCGAGATAATTATCCGCAGTAACGGCGAACAGGAGGCTACGGCAATTATTAACGAGCTCTCACGCGATCATCCCCGCGACACCGTTAAAGCCGCCTACGACCGGCTTGTTCAGCTTGGATTCCTACTCCTATAA
- a CDS encoding ketoacyl-ACP synthase III, producing MLHILGMGVCHPKVSIDNHFLEALDIGTTAQWIEEKIGILERVTTLPLEYIKTTRNQDPRMALEVASMTATDMGVKAAEAALAQAGITAKDIGLLIVNGCSPRQTIPSEATRIAERLDCPAVAFDVYTACPAFALHIDFLKSYNESALPEFVLCISTAAMTVHVDYNDRSDGAIWGDGAAAWVVSLRHPGKLEIIDSTFTADPTRCKAVTVDSYGFFRQDGRAVRDFSVRQTVRLVKAIEEKHPIDWQRDIFIGHQANRTMLEQIARNREIPDLNHWHNVTYLGNQAGAGAPSTLSMNWDKITPGQHIVVAVVGAGLSWGSIVMRAR from the coding sequence ATGCTGCACATTCTGGGCATGGGAGTATGCCACCCGAAGGTCTCTATAGATAATCACTTTCTTGAAGCGCTAGATATCGGCACCACTGCGCAGTGGATTGAGGAGAAGATCGGCATTCTGGAGCGAGTTACGACGTTGCCCCTTGAGTATATCAAGACAACACGCAATCAGGACCCACGCATGGCGCTTGAGGTTGCCTCGATGACCGCAACCGATATGGGGGTAAAGGCGGCAGAGGCCGCTCTTGCTCAGGCGGGCATTACCGCCAAAGATATCGGGCTACTGATCGTTAACGGCTGTTCGCCGAGGCAGACCATTCCGAGTGAAGCAACGCGCATCGCTGAACGCCTTGATTGTCCAGCAGTTGCCTTTGATGTCTATACAGCCTGCCCAGCGTTTGCGCTTCACATCGATTTTTTAAAAAGCTACAACGAGAGTGCACTACCGGAATTTGTGCTCTGTATATCAACGGCAGCCATGACCGTGCATGTGGACTATAACGATCGCTCAGATGGTGCAATCTGGGGCGACGGCGCCGCTGCTTGGGTCGTTTCGCTGCGACACCCCGGTAAATTAGAGATTATTGATTCGACCTTTACCGCCGATCCAACTCGTTGCAAGGCGGTTACCGTCGATAGCTATGGGTTCTTTAGGCAGGATGGGCGCGCGGTTCGAGATTTTTCCGTTCGTCAGACGGTGCGTCTTGTTAAAGCGATTGAAGAGAAGCACCCGATCGATTGGCAACGTGATATCTTTATCGGCCACCAGGCTAATCGTACCATGCTAGAACAGATCGCAAGAAATCGTGAGATTCCTGACCTTAATCATTGGCATAACGTTACATACCTAGGCAATCAGGCTGGGGCTGGAGCGCCCTCTACCCTCTCGATGAATTGGGATAAGATCACACCTGGCCAGCATATCGTGGTTGCGGTTGTTGGAGCGGGGCTCTCGTGGGGCTCTATAGTTATGAGAGCTAGGTAG